Sequence from the Lasioglossum baleicum chromosome 9, iyLasBale1, whole genome shotgun sequence genome:
TAAGTTTCATTAGTTTTACGCTGcgccacgtcgcgtcgcgtcgttgcgTTGACTTACTGCCATTTTAAGTCACGAACGACCAATGTTCTCGCAGCCGCTGTAGGGTCCATTCAGACCCTTCTGTTTCAGGCTGCGTACTTGTTGGTTTTATAgcgaatgaatagaaaattcgaATGACACTCATTTCCATTTTTATGGATGATTATTCGACACAGTACACAATTTCTTCCGCTAATACAAGATTTATAATACAAGGGAGCACATCAGATTTTCTTCaattagattttactaaaaCGTTTTTTTAAAACGACATCTGTGCAACGCGATTATTGTTTCTATGTTTTGTTTTTCTATAGCTGGAAGGACCCAGCATTTTGGCGAGCAAAGAAACCGTAAACGGAGAGGTAATTAGTCGTTTTTACCAAGAAATCGATGTGGTCCTCGATTTACGTTCCACTCGAGTCGATGCGTATGCAGTTTCTTATCAATATTTCAATGAGATCGTTAAAAATACGTTGCGGCAGCTCGTTCGGACTACTAACGAGCACCGATGAATTCGTAACGAGAGGAAAGGTCAATTAGCGCGCGTCACCTCTAATGAATTTCGGAGACGTCTTAATTCGCCGAGTGGAAGTTGTATTTACCGGAAGTTGACAGCGATCCTGGTTAAAGTTCGTTTTAAACCGAGGCATCGCATCGCGGGGAAATAAAAGCCGGTAATTAAACCAAGTTTTATCGTCTGCCCGAACCGATCTTTCAACTAGATTTCGACCTACCTTCACCATTGTCACGAACGAAGTTGTAAAAGTCAGCCTGTTGGCTCAATCTCGTGTTATCATAAATTTGAATCGCGTATCTATAAGCTTTCTTGTTTTCATGCATTGCAATTAACTAGTAAGTTATATCGTAAGCTCGATAAAATCCTTGAGCGAATTACTAGGAGTAGGTAGCTATTCGATAACATTAAATGAATTTCGTAGCCGATTTGTTCGATTGTGGAATCTATTAACCTTGTTTACCCACAATCGTCGAGTTGGTAGGAGGAAGCAACGATCAGAGGTTGCCGAAGTTCTTCTCTTATCGCCGCGGTTCTTCAAGAATAGCGTACTCGGTGAAGAAAGAAAACACTTCAGAATCGTTTACGCATTTATTACAAGAAAACGGAACGTCATTGGTCCGAAAATTAGGGTGCGGTACGCGCGGAAGGACGCGGCTTCCGTGAGCGTGTTTGTTTGTTGTTTCTGACGCGCTTCCATCGTTACAATGATCATTATTCCTTCCTCCGCACAGATCAGCAGCACGTACGCTTAATGATGCGGCGAATACGACTCGAGAGAGGATTCCCGTTTTCCTTCGGGAGTCCTCGAGCGAATACGGTTGAACAGTTGGAAGCTCAAGAAAGCTCATATTCGATTTCACGGATATTTGGCTCGCGTTGAACTTTCCGAAATTTCGACGGGCAACCATCGAACGGAGAACCCGGCCCGTCCAAAATTAATTAGAATCGATGCGCCCGGAAGATTTCGAGTAGCTTACCAACGGCTTCCAAGTTTCAACGATATTCGAAAAGGGGTGAAGCTTAGCGACGATCGATCAACGTATCGGTCGCCGGCGACACTGTCGACACAGCGGTCTTACTCTACCGCTGAATATGAATCAATTAACTATATACACGTATACGGTCTTTGGTTTGCATCGGCTTCGAATTGAAGGGAATCCAACGCTCGCGGACGGTCGGCCATCTTGTTATCATTGATTTACCGTCAATCGCCTAATTGTTCACGCACGCATTCTCGTCGAACGGCGGCCACAGTATTTTTACCAAAAGAATCTTTTATCTGTCTTTTGAAATCGATGAATCGATCTTACTTCTAATCGTGGCTTACTAACTCGTGGCCTCGACACGTTCTCGACACGTCCTCGTCCAacgttttacaaaaatgttcgGTGCTAACGGGGCTGCAACAAGAAAAGTGAAACGTTACAGTTCTGTTTCTCTACCGCGCCGCGGCGTTAAAGGGAACATTTGTTCTCCTGTTCGAAATAAACGAACACGATTCGTTACATAGAAAATGAAACGAATATCTCggtgcgccgcgccgtcgcgtcGAGCCAATTAAACGGGCAGTTACTTTTCAGGAAGAGCAGCGCGAAAAATCGAACAGCTTTGTCAGTCCCCGGTAATAAACTTCTCAACCACGATTTTTCTCGACGATCGTTAAACCAAGACTCTTGATTTTCCGGTGAAAAACTGCGCGGAAAGCGCATCTCCTCCATACACGATTACAAATGGCCGACTGTCCCGATGACGTTCCTTCGCCGTTTCGCCTAATTACACACGGCACACTCTCCGGCGGAATCATCGTCGATTAATTAATCCAACAACTCGATTCTCGGTTACATCTTAATTTTAAATAGTACACGTTATCTCTAGGACGCTATGGCTAGAGCTATTCCTTTTAATTAATTAAGGCGAGCAGCGTGGTCGGTTGAACGTTTCCTTTCTTGCGACGATCTTCGCTCGCGACGCTTACGCGAGCAACCGGGGGAAATTAATTGGTCTCTCCACTTTTTCCATTCCCGAAGCTCCCGCGACTGTTCAGTtacaaaatttttcgcgaacctcGATTCTTCGCAATTGGCTTGACCCGCGAGCCCTGTCGCATCTGCTTCAAACGCAGTTTgaaatctcgaaaataaatGTTCCTCGTAAATTTGTCATACCACATTTTAAAGTTCCGCTTTTCAATACGATTAACGACAATTTTACGAATTACCATTCTAACGTAGAATAGAAACGTTTTCAGTAGTCTTCGCAGTTTCGGCTCCACGATTGAATTCAGCCAGAGATACGTGTCTGAAAGTGCTCGTTCTTATGAAGCTGACTGAAAATTTTTAACTCGAGACAAAGAGAgaaaactttgaattttttatgGAGAATGGGCAAGATAAAACTGCGCGAGAAACGCGAGGCGACAGAGCTGCCGCGCTGGTCCAAGCGGATTCACCTTTTGACATTATTCATCTGGAAGTTTTAGGTGTCCAACGAaagcaatttaaaaatttaacaatTGTTGTGCGTTAGAATAATTAGTGCTGACCGCGAATCGCTCGCGAAGATCGTCCTCGAGCCCGGACCCATTGTTTCAAGTCGAGATGCACGAAGCAGTCGGGGATGTATCACTGAATGGAGCACGTCTTCCTGGTGTCGGACGTTCTGAGGGTGATCCTGGAGCCGGGCGCGTTGTTTTCGTGTCCGGCCGCGAGCGAACACGTTTTCGTCCTCATGATCATCAGGTCCGTTCTTATACTGGGCCGACGCACGTTCGGCGCCACGACGCCGCAAGCGTCGCTCAGACGACGCTTTATGCTCAGGGTTGCTTTGTGCCGCGGCTAGAAACAAATTGTCGCTCTTTCAGACCCTCCGCCAAAGAGACTCTCCGTCACTCGAAATTGTCCGGAGAAAAGCGCGACACGATTTCACCCCTTTAACTCGCTTTCTTCATGCTAATCGGCCTCTCCAGCTACCGAATGCTCTGTCACTGACGCGACGCTAATTTCTTTTACTCTTGTGTCgcgcaaaatccgcagtctaatcatcctATTGTTTTTATCTTTACGCCATGCGCGATTTCGTTCGACTGGTTATGCGTTTATCGTAACAATTGCAACGAACCTGCGAGGGCGGTAGCATCGTGGGAGATCCAAAGGTGAGCGGCACCTTTCTATGATGGTTCGGTGCCATTTCCAGCGGAAGTCCAGCGACCACGAAGAGCTGATAAAACAACTCCTCGACGTGGAAGTTCCTCTTCGCGGAGACCTCGACGAAGATGCAGCAGTCGTCCTGGCTGTTGCAATACTCTTCGGCTTCTTCGACGGTCACTGTTCTGTGGAAACAGGGGCCGCGTGTTCGTAACTCGAGACTCCCTTTGTTAATTTgcgaaacgtcgcgtcgcgtcgtccgacATTTTCGCTGTTATTACCGCGTGAAACATTGCTTTGACCCATTATGAATATGCAAACCGGGTCGGATCGTTGGACAGGAAAATGAACATTAGTTACGCGAATCTTTTGACCATGGAACGCTGAAAATTTCGTGGAACGAACGGAAGCGACGTTTAAATAGATCCGCTTCTTCAAAGGGAGCCCTTCTGTTATTAATTTATCTGCGCGATTACATTTTCTAATTGTCAGTTCTTTCTTTTGAGAGCTAATTTCTAATCGTTCCTTCCGTACGTCTTCGTTAAGTATGACCGTGTGAATATTTAACGAAGGAACAGGTAAATGGTATTTAAATGAGAGTTAACGCGTGAAGGGAACAAGCAGCTCGTACCTCACGTCCTTATCACATTTATTCCCGACGATGACCATGGGAACCTTCAAATTGAAGTGACTCTTGCTCCTGCTCTTCGTTGCGCTCTGGGTCGCGCTCACTTTAGTCTCCAGGATCGATTCTCGCAGCCTGATGGCCTCTTCGAAGGACTCCCGGCAGTCCAAACTGAACACCACCACGAACAAGTCTCCTGCAACGACAACAACAAGGCAGATTATTTACTGCAGCGGGAAAAATTTCTGGGTCACAAGGTTTCTTATCTTATCGCCGGACAGCgaacctttgtgcaaaatagaCTGAATTGCAGCAAACTGCTAAACCTGTTAAGGAATGTATGCGGGGCATTGTAATATCAATTTCACGTCCATTAAAAGAAAAGGATTAATTCTCCTTCCCATCAACGTTGCAGAAGAATAATGATCGTATAAAGTGCGTCTTGCGAGTGGAAGGCCAACACACGAATCAAAAAATTCGTGTCCTAAAAAATCTTTGCATTGAAAAGTCTAACTTATATTGAATAAATGCTTCAGAGCAAACTTAGCAGATGCCACATGTGTCAAGATTGCTTATGCAAGTACTACCGGGAGCGGGAGCTAACACAATTTGACGAAATCCATAAAAATAGGCATCGCGTGGTTCATACGGGATTTATGAATATTTATTCCAGATGAGGCCATTTTTTCTCGTCGACCGACAACACGTACGCACGTATGTATGTAAGTGCATACGTTCCACAATGGCCGTTCCGCGATCGAGTTTTAACGAGTTTCCCTGCACGTAAAGTCCTCGCGGAACAAAAGAACCGACGGGAAACATCGATCGGCTCGTTTCACCACGGAGAGAACCTCCTGAGTTTTTCAAGTTTCCACGGACAGCACGAAGTCGGTCGGAAACTTGTAGTGGCACATGGCGTCTCACGGATCGCGCTCGCGCGCCCACTATCACACTGTCATTAAAATGATAAAACACCCCGTCGGATCCACCCAGTCCCAAACCACCGCACCGGCCGCAGAACGACTTCCGTCGCTACTTTTCCGAAATGACTCGCTCCGTGACACGAGAAGCAGGTGCTTCTGTTACTTGGAACGATAATTGCCGCAATGTTCCGCCCTTGTCTCTCTACTCGATCGTTTCTACCCTTCTTAATCGCCCAAACTTCTTTATTCGATCATCCATAGAATCCGTAGGATCCTTCTGGTTACTATCCACGCGCCACGCGCTATCCTttactgtacactgtacactgtacatacacctttttctttttccatacCTACGCGCTACTTCTTCTATTCTCATGCTTTCATGCTCCTGCTATTCGCATACCCTCCTTCCCTTGCTATACACCTTTCCCGCTTCTCGTATACCCTACTTCCTCTAGTATTATATTTCACTGTTACACTCGCATAGTCTTCTTCTGTTGGTCACACGCGTTTCTCTTTGCTGTACTCTATACACTATACACTTTTTTTGTCGAACGTGTACATtatctttcttcctttattatGTAATGTGTACACTTCGTTCTTTCCATTCACGTATTCTCTGCATTTTATTTACGCGCACTTGTCTCGCTCATACAATTTTCTATTATTATCCGCATAATCTTCTCTTTCACCCTGCATATTCTTTCCTGGCCACCCATTCTTGTCTATTTATATTCAGCTCCCAATATAGCTTTTTTTCCTGCGTTATTTTTCAACCATCTTGTTGCGTCCCCGTCTTGCTACGCTATCCCACATTTTAATTTCCGATTCGCGAAGGAAAAGGAGACGAAAGGAGACGAGACTCACTCTGAAAGACAGATTTCAGCATCGCAGATGATCCCGCATCACGTATTCGGGTCGCGTTCACCGCGATCCATCTGCCGCGTTAATTTTTCTCCCGGCACACCACGTTCGGAAGTGACGCGGAAACAAGGCAGCTGGCGTTTCCAGAAAGAACGTCTGGCTCGTAAAACAACATATCGCGCAGAACGAGCATAGAAATGGGATTTCGCTCTGTAGAAACACGCAACAAGCAAACCGCGAACTGGAAAGCCAACCCATATCCCAGGGATAAACCGGGCAGATCTTCGGACAGAGGAACGAAAACGATGCTCTTGGATGGACAATG
This genomic interval carries:
- the LOC143211754 gene encoding dexamethasone-induced Ras-related protein 1 isoform X1; translation: MSRILQPSFSSCEALPTSLRFLSNKFDESYTPTIEDFHRKLYRIRGEVHQLDLLDTSGNHPFPAMRRLSFLTGDLFVVVFSLDCRESFEEAIRLRESILETKVSATQSATKSRSKSHFNLKVPMVIVGNKCDKDVRTVTVEEAEEYCNSQDDCCIFVEVSAKRNFHVEELFYQLFVVAGLPLEMAPNHHRKVPLTFGSPTMLPPSQPRHKATLSIKRRLSDACGVVAPNVRRPSIRTDLMIMRTKTCSLAAGHENNAPGSRITLRTSDTRKTCSIQ
- the LOC143211754 gene encoding dexamethasone-induced Ras-related protein 1 isoform X3; this encodes MDRTSGSNELVASRRLRRRPWDPPTGDLFVVVFSLDCRESFEEAIRLRESILETKVSATQSATKSRSKSHFNLKVPMVIVGNKCDKDVRTVTVEEAEEYCNSQDDCCIFVEVSAKRNFHVEELFYQLFVVAGLPLEMAPNHHRKVPLTFGSPTMLPPSQPRHKATLSIKRRLSDACGVVAPNVRRPSIRTDLMIMRTKTCSLAAGHENNAPGSRITLRTSDTRKTCSIQ
- the LOC143211754 gene encoding dexamethasone-induced Ras-related protein 1 isoform X2 produces the protein MLGSARVGKTAIVARFLSNKFDESYTPTIEDFHRKLYRIRGEVHQLDLLDTSGNHPFPAMRRLSFLTGDLFVVVFSLDCRESFEEAIRLRESILETKVSATQSATKSRSKSHFNLKVPMVIVGNKCDKDVRTVTVEEAEEYCNSQDDCCIFVEVSAKRNFHVEELFYQLFVVAGLPLEMAPNHHRKVPLTFGSPTMLPPSQPRHKATLSIKRRLSDACGVVAPNVRRPSIRTDLMIMRTKTCSLAAGHENNAPGSRITLRTSDTRKTCSIQ